A genome region from Oenanthe melanoleuca isolate GR-GAL-2019-014 chromosome 14, OMel1.0, whole genome shotgun sequence includes the following:
- the SOX8 gene encoding transcription factor SOX-8, which yields MLNMTEEHDKALEAPCSPAGTTSSMSHVDSDSDSPLSPAGSEGLGCAPAAAPRPPGAAAAALGAKVDAAEVDERFPACIRDAVSQVLKGYDWSLVPMPVRGNGSLKAKPHVKRPMNAFMVWAQAARRKLADQYPHLHNAELSKTLGKLWRLLSENEKRPFVEEAERLRVQHKKDHPDYKYQPRRRKSVKAGQSDSDSGAELSHHGSQLYKADTGLGGMADSHHHGDHAGQPHGPPTPPTTPKTDLHHGSKQELKHEGRRLVESGRQNIDFSNVDISELSSEVINNMETFDVHEFDQYLPLNGHAALPAEHGASYGGSFPHSGAAAQVWTHKSPAAASPAAAEPGQQQQQRPHIKTEQLSPSHYSEQPHGSPAHSDSYGSYGAQPCATSAAPAAAAASFSSSQCDYTDLQSSNYYNPYPGYASSLYQYPYFHSSRRPYATPILNGLSIPPAHSPTANWEQPVYTTLTRP from the exons ATGCTCAACATGACCGAGGAGCACGACAAAGCGCTGGAGGCTCCGTGCAGCCCCGCGGGCACCACCAGCTCCATGTCCCACGTGGACTCGGACTCTGACTCGCCGCTTTCCCCCGCCGGCTCCGAGGGGCTGGGCTGcgcccccgcggccgccccgcgccctcccggcgccgccgccgccgcgctggGGGCCAAGGTGGACGCGGCCGAGGTGGACGAGCGCTTCCCCGCCTGCATCCGCGACGCCGTCTCGCAGGTGCTCAAGGGCTACGACTGGAGCCTGGTGCCGATGCCCGTCCGCGGCAACGGGTCGCTGAAAGCCAAGCCGCACGTCAAGCGGCCCATGAACGCTTTCATGGTGTGGGCGCAGGCCGCCCGCAGGAAGCTGGCGGATCAGTACCCGCATCTGCACAACGCCGAGCTCAGCAAGACCCTGGGCAAGCTCTGGCG TTTACTGAGCGAAAACGAGAAGCGTCCCTTTGTGGAGGAGGCCGAGCGGCTCAGGGTGCAGCACAAAAAGGATCACCCGGATTACAAATACCAGCCCCGGAGGAGGAAAAGCGTCAAAGCCGGCCAGAGCGACTCGGACTCgggggctgagctcagccaccACGGCAGCCAGCTCTACAAGGCTGACACGGGGCTGGGGGGCATGGCTGACTCCCACCACCACGGCGACCACGCAG GCCAGCCCCACGGGCCCCCCACGCCTCCCACCACCCCCAAAACCGACCTGCACCACGGCAGcaagcaggagctgaagcaCGAGGGCCGGCGCCTGGTGGAGAGCGGCCGCCAGAACATCGACTTCAGCAACGTGGACATCTCGGAGCTGAGCAGCGAGGTCATCAACAACATGGAGACCTTCGACGTGCACGAGTTCGACCAGTACCTGCCGCTGAACGGGCACGCGGCGCTGCCGGCCGAGCACGGCGCCTCCTACGGCGGCTCCTTCCCGCACTCGGGCGCGGCCGCGCAGGTGTGGACTCACAAGAGCCCGGCCGCGGCGTCGCCGGCAGCGGCGGAGccgggccagcagcagcagcagcggccgCACATCAAGACggagcagctgagccccagccacTACAGCGAGCAGCCGCACGGCTCGCCCGCGCACTCCGACTCGTACGGCTCCTACGGCGCCCAGCCCTGCGCCACCTCGgccgccccggccgccgccgccgcctccttcTCCAGCTCGCAGTGCGACTACACGGACCTGCAGAGCTCCAACTACTACAACCCCTACCCCGGCTACGCCTCCAGTCTGTACCAGTACCCCTACTTCCACTCCTCGCGCCGGCCCTACGCCACCCCCATCCTCAACGGGCTGTCCATCCCGCCGGCGCACAGCCCCACCGCCAACTGGGAGCAGCCCGTCTACACCACGCTCACCAGGCCTTAA